From the Chitinophaga lutea genome, the window AGCTGGCCGCTTACGCGGAGCCGCGTATTCGGCTGCATGTTCAGCTGGAGGTTGAGGCTGTATTTGTTGAAGCCGGTGTTTTTGATCACACCCTGGTTCATCTGGTAGGCGAGGTTCGCCTTGTAGTTCATCTTGGAATTACCGCCGGTGATCTGGAGGTTGTTATTCGTGTTGAGGGTGGTCTGGTAAAAAAGCCCCTGCCAGTCGGTGCTGTTATTGAAAAACCCGTTAAGACTGTCTGACAGGAAGATGGCCCCATCCATATCATCCCTGGCCTTGCGTTCGCTCCGGTTGTAGTCCATGATGGCCTTGATACGGTAGTCTCTCTCCTTATTGCCGCCCCATACGCTGCGCAGCGCAGGTGGTACGTTCACGAACAGGGAGTTGTTGGTGCTGATGATGGGCACGGCGGAATTACCACGTTTGGTGGTGATCACGATCACCCCGTTGGCGCCGCGGGAACCGTACAGCGAAGCCGCCTGCGCGTCCTTGTAGATTTCGATGGACTCCACGTCTTCCGGCGGGATGAGCGACAGCGGGCCTGTTGCGGCGCCGGGCTGCAGCATCGACTGGTCTACGCCGCCGTCATATTCCACCGGCACGTTGTCTATCACCAGCAGCGGGTTGGAACTGGCCAGGAAGGCCTGGTCGCCGCTGCCCGAAATGTTCAGCTGGGAAATGCCGCGGATGGAAATGGTGCCGCCAAAACCGGGCGCGCCGGTGTTGACCTGGATGTTCATGCCCGCCACCTTGCCCTGGAGCAGCTGCTCCAGGTTAGGCACCGGCACGTTCTGTATGTCTTTTCCGCTGATGGAGCTGGAGGCCCCGGTCATCGTTTCTTTAGAACGTTTCTGGTAACCCACCACCACCTGTTCTTTGAGGCCCGTTTCCGCCGGCACCAGTACGATGCGCAGCGGCGCGCTGCCCGCCTTTACCGTTTTATCCTGGTACCCGATGAACCGGAACAGCAGGGATTTTCCTTCTTCGATGGTAAGGGTGAAATTGCCGTTTTGGTCCGTCACCGCAATCCCTTTCCTGGCGGCGACATCCATGATGCTCACCCCCGGTATGCCGGCGCCGGACGTACCGCCTTCGGTCACCTTGCCCGTTACCGTTATTTTTTGCTGGGCATACGCCTCGCCGCCGGCCAGAAGCGCCAGCACAAGACAGAGCCGTATGATGCCAGTGTATAATTTATGCATGATTTGCTGGTTTAAAAGTTGAGCATTAATCGTCACTGAATTTGGGATTGATCCGGTAACGGAATATCACCGTCCATTCCCCGGGCTCATGAATACTGAGTTTCAGGCCGATCGTCCCTATCCTGCGGGAACCGAAAGACACCCTGGTAAAGCGGAAATTATATTCCGCTTCCTCGTCGCCGGGAAATACCTCAGAGAGAATGGGAAACGGGTTGGTGATATCGTAGGTCACCGACATGCTGTCTTTCGGGATGCGGCCGTTAAAGCCGAATTTCACGTTGCGGTCGGCCATTTTGCTGTAATAGAACAGGCTGTCCCAGCGCTGGTAGTTAAAGACCGTGAGGGGGATGCCGATGCTGTCTTTGTCCACGAATTTGAAGGTGATCGTGTTGGCTGCGTTCCCCGTTTTCACGAAGTATACCTGCACGTTTTCCGCTTTGATTTCGCGTTGCTGCGCGTCCACATGGCCGGTAAGGGTGGTGGGGCGGATGATGCCGCCGGAATTATCCGGTTTCCGCAAACCGGTGATGTCGTCGAACTCGTAAGGGTCGTAGGGCCTGGGCCGGCGGAGATCGATCGTCAGACCGGTAAACAGGCGTTCTCCGGCGCCGTTCTTCACTTTCACGTCGAAATAATATTTGCCGTACCGCACTTTGTTCGAATCCACCGGCCAAACCACCAGCTGGCCGTTCTGGCTGTTCATGTCCACGATGGGCCGGCGCACCGTGATGCGCTTCGCTTCGATTTCGGCGATGGATTTTTCCGTACCGGTGTAATAGTCTTTCCACTGCCGGGTATCCACCAATTCCTGCAATACAGGGGCAGGTACTTTTCCTTCCACCCGGGGAGACATCAGCGTGAACTCCAGCGGTTGCGTGGAGTAGTCGGCGTTGAAGACATTGATAAACATATTCGTGCGACCCAGGTTGGACACAAAAACATCTTTCTTGAAGTTCATGTCTTTGCTCAGGTAGTCGGTTTCCACCGGCAGGGTGTCTTTATAACAGCCGGCCAGCGCAACCGCCAGCAAGCCTGCCGCGCAGGCCATCCGCTTCGTGCGCCGGGGTGTTTTTATATATTGGATAACTGGTTGCATGGTTGAATTTATTTAGCGACGAAAGTCAGTTTGGCAATGTTGAAACCGGCCGCGTCCATGAATACTTTGAGATCGTGCGTGCCGGCGGTGAGGGTCACGTCTTTTTTGATGAGGTCCGTATACGTGCCATAGGCGCCGGTTCTCGGCACCGTGAGCACGCCCGTCACGTTCGCGCCGTCTATTTCGGCGTGCACCTTGCCGGTCGTATTCGGTGAGCTGACGCGGAAAACGATGTCGTATTTGCCTGTTTTCTGCACGTTCACCGTGTACAGTGTCCATTCTCCCGCAGCGGTATAACCCAGGTTAAACCCTTTTTCCGGAGACGGCGCCTGTTCCACGTCCGGGCCTTCGAAGGCGCGCATCATCTGTTTGGCATTGCCCCTGTTCTGTGCGTCCACGTCTTTGTAGCCGATGCCTTCGCCGCCCCAGTCGAATTCCGCAATGGGCACCACGCCGGGGATGTTCAGCGGCAGTGCGTTGAAGGGTTTCCGGAACTTGGGCACAAAACCCAGGCGCGCCATATTAAAGCCCGCCGCGTCCACAAAGAAGGTGGCTACATGCTCTCCTTCGGTCAGGAAAACGTCCGCGCCCTGTATGGTCACCCAATCCTGGTAGCCGGTACCTTTCGGTATGTTCAGCAAGCCGGTCACGTTTTTGCCGTCTACTTCGAGGTGAAAAATGCAGTTGGAGTTGGGCGTAGCTACGCGTCCGTAAGAGCGGTACAGGCCGCTATGCTCCACCTTCACGGTATAATTCAGCCATTCGCCGGGGAAAGTAAACCCAACGTTATAGGGCCCTTCCGTACAGTTGTCCATGTCCACGCCTTCTTCGAAGCGGTATTTGCCGTTGCCGCGGTTGGCCGGCTCAAAATCGTGGTAGGCCACACCTTCGCCCCCTTTGTCGAAATAGGCGATGTCGATGCTACCTGCTCCCGGCACCAGAAAGGGATTGCCGAAGAACGGCATCATCTGCGCCGGATATGCCTGCGGGAGGAAAGAGGTAAATCCGAAAACATGTTTGGGCGTGAGCATGTGCACCATGCCGTTGGTGGTTTTCAGGTTGGTGGATTCCGTGGTGGTGGACACCCAGAATTTGGTGAGGCGCGAATTATTCTTGTCGCTGAACTCGATGATCATGGAGCTGCCGTTTTGGATACCGGCCGCCGCCGTGCCCACCGCCTTTCCGCTCATTTCATAGCCATAGGGCGTCATCAGCGTCACCCCGTCTCCGAACCGCAGCGAATCGAGGTTGTAAATCCCTTCCACGAGGTAGCGGTGCAGCAGCGTATCCCATACGCCGGTGCTCACACTGTCTACCGTCCAGTTGGGCAGCTCGCCGCGCTTCTTGCGCGTAAAGTTGAGATTCTCCATGGCGGAGTTGATGCTGAAATCCTGCGGCGCAAAAAAGGTATACCGGCCGCTCTTGAGTTTTTCAGCAACACCGGTTTTATCGAGCAGGTGCAACAGCGTATCGTACAATCCGCTTTTATTGGCTTGCCTGATAAAATCGTAGGAGCTCATATTCACTTCCTGCACCGGGGCCATATCCCGGTAGGGATTGTCTTTCTGACAACCGGCGGCAGCCGCACTACAGATGAGCGCTGCCAATATATGCCTGGTGGAAAATAGTCTTTTCGTCATGATACAGGTTATTTCCAGAATGAATAATTCGTGAGTTGCGGATTGAGGCTGAGGGCCGATTTCGACAGGGGCCAGTAAGCGGCGCCATTGTCCACATCGGCCTGCGTCAGGTTGGAATAGGCGGGCACCTTGCCGAAGCTGACCAGGTCGTACCAGCGCCAGCCCTCTCCGATCAGCTCACGGCGCCGTTCTTCGAGGATGAGATCGAGCAGCTCTTCTCCCTTTACCTGGTCGGTAACGGACGCAACATACCGCCGGTTGCGCAGCACGTTCAGCTCCGTACGCGCGTCCGCCTCCTTGTTAAGCCGTGCGTTGCACTCGGCACGCAGCAGTGTCAGCTCTTCATAACGGAAGATGACGATGGCCGAATTAAACAGGCGGAGCGTGGGATTCCTTACAGCCGCATCCAGCATGCGCAGCTTGTAGAACATGGGCTGCATGCTGGACATGTCGGTGAAGAAGAGCGAGATCCGCACGTCCGAAGGATTGCTGTAAATATTGAGGATGCTGTCTTTCGTCACATAGATTTCGGCTTCGTTTTTCGGCACATCGGGATAGCGGAGCGTCCAGTTTTCCAGCTGGCCGGTAGTGGAGATCTCCGCATGGTCGAGGTTGAAGTCGACCTGGAAAATATTCCAGTTCACACGGCCGCGGAAGGTGGCGTTCCCGGTGCTGCTCAGTACGAGATAGTTGTTGTCCGGCACGTACTCATACAGCGTCCTGGTTTTGTTGTTCATCACGAAGTCGATGTACTGCAACGCGGTGGCATAGTCTTTCTTCCAGGCGGCAATGTGGGCCAGCAGCGTATAGCAGGCGCCACGCGTGGCGAGAATGCTTTTCCAGTGCGAAAGGCCCTGGCCGCGGTAGTTGCCTTGCTGTTCGGGATCCTTGCCATCGTAGTTCCAGGGCAGGTCTTTGGCCGCCAGGAGCGCTTCCGCCGTGGCAAAGTCGAGCACCTTTTTCCAGTCCTCGCGCGCTTTGGCGGTGAAGTCGCCGTTAACGGCGTCGGTCACCAGCGGCACGTCGCCCCAGATACGGACCATGTAGAAATATGTAAAGGCCCGTAAAAAACGCACCTGCGCCACATCCAGTTTCATTTCCGAGCGGGGATACCGGTCGTCGAGCTCGGGAATGCCGGGCAGTTTGGCCAACGCCAGGTTACATTGCGCGATGACGGCATAGAACCTTCGCCAGTCGCGCCAAACGTCCATCGTCTGGTAGTTGGAGGTAAGCTCCGCGGAACGGAGCGCCTTG encodes:
- a CDS encoding DUF5007 domain-containing protein, coding for MQPVIQYIKTPRRTKRMACAAGLLAVALAGCYKDTLPVETDYLSKDMNFKKDVFVSNLGRTNMFINVFNADYSTQPLEFTLMSPRVEGKVPAPVLQELVDTRQWKDYYTGTEKSIAEIEAKRITVRRPIVDMNSQNGQLVVWPVDSNKVRYGKYYFDVKVKNGAGERLFTGLTIDLRRPRPYDPYEFDDITGLRKPDNSGGIIRPTTLTGHVDAQQREIKAENVQVYFVKTGNAANTITFKFVDKDSIGIPLTVFNYQRWDSLFYYSKMADRNVKFGFNGRIPKDSMSVTYDITNPFPILSEVFPGDEEAEYNFRFTRVSFGSRRIGTIGLKLSIHEPGEWTVIFRYRINPKFSDD
- a CDS encoding carbohydrate-binding protein yields the protein MTKRLFSTRHILAALICSAAAAGCQKDNPYRDMAPVQEVNMSSYDFIRQANKSGLYDTLLHLLDKTGVAEKLKSGRYTFFAPQDFSINSAMENLNFTRKKRGELPNWTVDSVSTGVWDTLLHRYLVEGIYNLDSLRFGDGVTLMTPYGYEMSGKAVGTAAAGIQNGSSMIIEFSDKNNSRLTKFWVSTTTESTNLKTTNGMVHMLTPKHVFGFTSFLPQAYPAQMMPFFGNPFLVPGAGSIDIAYFDKGGEGVAYHDFEPANRGNGKYRFEEGVDMDNCTEGPYNVGFTFPGEWLNYTVKVEHSGLYRSYGRVATPNSNCIFHLEVDGKNVTGLLNIPKGTGYQDWVTIQGADVFLTEGEHVATFFVDAAGFNMARLGFVPKFRKPFNALPLNIPGVVPIAEFDWGGEGIGYKDVDAQNRGNAKQMMRAFEGPDVEQAPSPEKGFNLGYTAAGEWTLYTVNVQKTGKYDIVFRVSSPNTTGKVHAEIDGANVTGVLTVPRTGAYGTYTDLIKKDVTLTAGTHDLKVFMDAAGFNIAKLTFVAK
- a CDS encoding RagB/SusD family nutrient uptake outer membrane protein encodes the protein MRHIWMGSLMCLLATGWLSCKKMLDVDSTRAVTEENMWKTRTDAWAGSFAAYGLLRAALANENAYWVYGEMRAGDFTATKRGDLKALRSAELTSNYQTMDVWRDWRRFYAVIAQCNLALAKLPGIPELDDRYPRSEMKLDVAQVRFLRAFTYFYMVRIWGDVPLVTDAVNGDFTAKAREDWKKVLDFATAEALLAAKDLPWNYDGKDPEQQGNYRGQGLSHWKSILATRGACYTLLAHIAAWKKDYATALQYIDFVMNNKTRTLYEYVPDNNYLVLSSTGNATFRGRVNWNIFQVDFNLDHAEISTTGQLENWTLRYPDVPKNEAEIYVTKDSILNIYSNPSDVRISLFFTDMSSMQPMFYKLRMLDAAVRNPTLRLFNSAIVIFRYEELTLLRAECNARLNKEADARTELNVLRNRRYVASVTDQVKGEELLDLILEERRRELIGEGWRWYDLVSFGKVPAYSNLTQADVDNGAAYWPLSKSALSLNPQLTNYSFWK